Proteins from a genomic interval of Gopherus evgoodei ecotype Sinaloan lineage chromosome 7, rGopEvg1_v1.p, whole genome shotgun sequence:
- the ARL6IP5 gene encoding PRA1 family protein 3, translating to MDVQVAPRRAWDDFFPGFERFAWPDFKDVSKWNNRVVSNLLYYQTNYLLLAAVVISIVGFLSPLNMILGGTVVVLVFTGFVWASHNKDILRKFKKQYPTAFVVAILLSSYFLISYFGGVMVFIFGITFPLLLIFIHASLRLRSIKNKLENKMEGIGLKKTPMGIILDALEQQEENINKLADYIAKVKE from the exons ATGGATGTGCAAGTCGCACCCCGGAGAGCCTGGGACGACTTCTTCCCCGGCTTCGAGCGCTTCGCCTGGCCGGACTTCAAAGACGTTTCCAAATGGAACAACAGGGTGGTCAGCAACCTGCTCTATTACCAGACCAACTACCTGCTGCTGGCGGCCGTGGTCATCTCCATCGTGGG ATTTCTGAGCCCACTGAACATGATCCTTGGTGGCACTGTAGTAGTGCTGGTGTTCACAGGTTTTGTGTGGGCATCACACAACAAAGACATCCTTCGCAAGTTCAAGAAGCAGTACCCAACTGCATTTGTGGTAGCCATCCTGCTGTCTAGTTACTTCTTGATATCCTATTTTGGAGGTGTCATGGTGTTCATATTTGGGATAACATTTCCTCTACTAT TGATATTTATCCATGCGTCTCTGAGGCTTCGGAGCATAAAGAACAAACTGGAGAATAAAATGGAAGGAATAGGTTTGAAGAAGACCCCCATGGGTATAATACTTGATGCCCttgaacagcaggaagagaacaTCAACAAACTGGCTGATTACATCGCTAAAGTGAAGGAATAA